acgggctaggacacaggcgtgtcatggccgtgtgaaggacacgggccagggacatgagcatgtgttaggccatgtgaaaacccctgtaggtatgaatttggaattaattccacacgggtgtcggacacgggcgtgtccctgtattgcctaggccgtgtgagccacacgggccaacagcacgaccatgtcaaattggtcacacgggcgtgttgcccctcccacacgggcgtgggcccctgtgtcaagtgtcatttttctaaagttgactAAAGAACCCGAGTTGGTTTTGAAtgattttcgatatgtgttttgggcctcatatgcccatattaaggacgtgttgataagcttgagaaagttttaaatttgtccgAGTCTTGGAGACTCAGAATTGGTCGTAAGcacgagtttaagttaggtaacgccttgTACTCCGTCCCGGTATAGGattcgggtatagggtgttacagtgTTATAGTCTTTAGATACAAATGTGGTATCTTATACTTGTGGTGTAATAAAATGTGAATCACTTGTTGTATTATGGATTAAAGATAATGAAATTACTTTTTAAGTTAGGCCTTGTAGATATAGGAAAATTGAATTGTATAAACAAACCTTGGTAATCTTTGCTATTCTGTTTGCAGAGTTTTCACAATGCTAACTGTGATGACCACTACAATTAGACACTTCCATTCAACTTagacaattcaaacaattaatgattttaaatctcaaaaaattatattaatctcATACAATTATCCGTTTCCTATTCGACCATGAGTACCTTATGTGTAGATCGGAaggtaagaaaaaaaaattgtgtctGCATAGCTTCATTTTGAATAGGGACAAAGACTTGAAGCCACAAAGGAATTTTCCAAATGATTGTCGAACAAAATCTAGGACAACGAAAGAACAATCCATGATCATGATACTATCTCAACAGTAAAAGAAGTGCCTAAAGGCTAGCCTGGTCTAGCTTGCCACCTTCACTTCACAAATCACCTGagaaaataatataatatgaCATTAAAATAGACGACTAAGAGCTTAGCTGAGCTACATTGCGCTTCGCTGTCCCCTAAAATAAAGGCTCAACCTGAAACATTCCAATAAAAAGCATATATATTATTCTCTCGACTTTATTGTTCCAAGCATTGATTCAAGGAAAAGAATGCGAACTGTAATGTGTTTGTGATTAATGGTTAATATATTATGTTTATTGAAATGTCACTAATGCAATGATTATTGATACCAGTTAACGTTACTGATATGGGAAGTGTGGGGAGGAAGGAGGAGAGCATGCTGGATGGCCTTGGGAAGGGTACATTTTGGGAAGAGAATAGAGTTTTATTATTATAAGGCAAGAGAATTTGGGGACTGATTAGGAGGCATGGAATGTGAATGGCTTGTATTGGGGTGCTGGGGATGATGGTGGTGGGTCTGATGATGGGCTGTTGGCTGATGGCGATGCATGCCAGCAGCTTTACTCtctctttaacccaaatggcacgCCTGCCTGCTTGCCTGCTCCCACTAAAACCACCTACTATATTGCTAACATTTTACATTCTCTCTCTCGCTCTCCGTGCCTTTCTGAATGAAAAGCTATCCCACTAAACCCAATTGGTGATATTGCCCTTGTTTATCTTTTCTTTCTCCATCTCTTTCATCTTTTGTCAGTCccaaattctatgcctaaaaacACCAGCTAGCAGCTACTCCATTCCACTTTCCAAGTTTTTACCGAAACCCCTGCCCTCATATTGGTCAATTCCCCCATgaatataaaagaaaacaaaGCAGCCCCTAGAAGAATAAAGCTACTATAAACTCTCCCCCGCTTACTCACTTAGATTCCCAACACCTTCCTTTCTTCCCTTTACTTTTTCAAGGGATTTGTTTTATTCAAGAGTACCCTTATATACAATAACTatagtaatttaaaaaaataaaaacaattagtAAAAAGCTCTCCCATGTTGTTAGTACAAAGCTCTCCACCCCTCCAATCCCAAATCCAACAGCCTCAATCCAAAGTTTATTTATGTTGGTCTTTGAGCTGTTTAATTTGGTGTTAGATGGATACCTTGTTTAGACTCGTGAGTCTCCAATCATCGGATCAATCTTTCAACTCTAGTAGAACTTCTAGCAGCTCTAGATCCTCTAAACAAAACTATCACATTCACTACCAACAAGAGGACCAAGAATGCTTCAACTGTTTCATGGATGAAGATGACTACTCTTCGTCTTCTTCTCAACACTTTTATCCCTATCATCATCATCAACCCCACCTTTCTCCCACCACAAAAAACACTTCCACCGCCACCGCTCACCATGTTTTTCAAACCTCTGGCTCTGATTTCTCTACTTTCTCCCTTGCTTGGGAACTAAACTTTGATTTCTCCTGCAAGTGGGCTACCGGTATCCTCCTCGAAACAGCAACCGCTATTTCTGAAGGAAACGGTGGACTTGTCCAACAACTCATGTGGATGCTCAATGAACTTAACTCACCTTACGGTGACACCGAGCAAAAGCTGGTTTCTTACTTTCTTCAAGCCTTGTTTAGCCGCATTACCGACACTGGTGAGCGTTGCTATCGAACGTTAGACACAGTATCTGATAAAACCTGTTCATTCGAATCAACAAGAAAGATGGTATTGAAGTTTCAAGAGGTAAGTCCTTGGACTACTTTTGGTCACGTAGCTTGTAATGGTGCAGTCATGGAAGCCTTCGAAGGCGAAAGAAAATTACATATAATAGATATCAGCAACACTTATTGCACCCAATGGCCTACATTGCTTGAAGCCCTAGCTACCCGCACCGACGAAACCCCATATTTAAGGCTAACCACTATCGTTCCTAGCAAAAAAGGTGGGGTTTCGGGAGTTTCAGT
This is a stretch of genomic DNA from Gossypium arboreum isolate Shixiya-1 chromosome 11, ASM2569848v2, whole genome shotgun sequence. It encodes these proteins:
- the LOC108472641 gene encoding protein SHORT-ROOT-like, with the translated sequence MDTLFRLVSLQSSDQSFNSSRTSSSSRSSKQNYHIHYQQEDQECFNCFMDEDDYSSSSSQHFYPYHHHQPHLSPTTKNTSTATAHHVFQTSGSDFSTFSLAWELNFDFSCKWATGILLETATAISEGNGGLVQQLMWMLNELNSPYGDTEQKLVSYFLQALFSRITDTGERCYRTLDTVSDKTCSFESTRKMVLKFQEVSPWTTFGHVACNGAVMEAFEGERKLHIIDISNTYCTQWPTLLEALATRTDETPYLRLTTIVPSKKGGVSGVSVKKVMKEIENRMVKFARLMGVPFKFKVIHHPGDLCDLDLSELDINEDEALAINFVGTLHSITAVDNRRDLMISNFRRLQPRIITVIEEEADLDVGVDGLEFVKGFHECLRWFRVYFEALDDCFERTSNVRLMLEQAAGRAIVDLVACSPSMSIEMREPATRWSWRFKASGFNPVVLSDEVCDDVRALLRRYKEGWSMAQCPDAGIFLSWKDQPVVWASAWRP